A genomic stretch from Chryseobacterium sp. SNU WT5 includes:
- a CDS encoding porin family protein — protein sequence MKKIIFSSLLLASLSVSAQIDFSSTRYGLTGGGTYSRITNAHNPSGARISGYGGVLALIPLDSNYQFYLQPQVEYYGAGESGKDKNAKGKSGYNAVYANNYISVPIYFKGYFSENESEFFAMAGPRFNFLINQKVEGEPANRPYYKVEQSPLPQYAGVNGKASSFNFALGFGLGFSYKRQLEITGRYDLGLGNVYKNLMSEPGTDPNIAKKKTEQVISLGLSYIFE from the coding sequence ATGAAAAAAATAATTTTCAGTTCTTTACTTTTAGCGTCATTATCAGTATCTGCTCAGATCGATTTCAGCAGTACCCGTTATGGACTTACTGGTGGCGGCACCTATTCTAGGATTACCAACGCCCACAATCCTTCAGGTGCTAGAATTTCTGGTTATGGTGGGGTATTAGCACTTATTCCGTTGGATAGTAACTATCAGTTTTATCTACAACCACAAGTGGAGTACTACGGCGCAGGTGAATCTGGTAAGGATAAAAATGCTAAAGGGAAGAGCGGATATAATGCGGTATATGCTAATAACTATATTAGTGTGCCCATTTATTTCAAAGGTTATTTTTCGGAAAATGAATCTGAGTTTTTTGCCATGGCAGGCCCTCGATTCAATTTTCTAATTAATCAAAAAGTAGAAGGTGAACCAGCAAATAGACCTTATTATAAAGTAGAGCAGTCTCCATTACCGCAATATGCAGGAGTTAATGGTAAAGCCAGTTCTTTCAATTTCGCATTGGGCTTTGGACTTGGATTTTCTTATAAAAGACAGTTAGAAATTACTGGCCGCTACGATCTTGGTTTAGGGAATGTTTATAAAAATTTAATGAGCGAGCCTGGTACTGATCCGAATATTGCCAAAAAGAAGACAGAACAAGTCATAAGTCTTGGTCTAAGTTATATTTTTGAATAA